The Corvus moneduloides isolate bCorMon1 chromosome 5, bCorMon1.pri, whole genome shotgun sequence genome includes a region encoding these proteins:
- the SOWAHB gene encoding ankyrin repeat domain-containing protein SOWAHB, whose translation MARELSQEAVLDFLWAAGGRAPNTALLRHFQRFLRDPALTEQQRRERREYFKSLVNSLATVHPAAAPGASKDIVLRRRYRDLLDEELPEEQREQEEEKKEPEPPPPPRRDPDGRRGPRGEAAKQGRPGGAGGCAARGRGGPCCECRRARRAAAAAPPPYRTQPLSSGPWALRPGGTARPRPPALPSGPGALSPAVPPRSLSPPLPAAGLPSATPSRPRTPPLPLGPEMPPPYRLPQHRSPPQPATGMPSLKAPLPSASPGRRPPAGPIQSPLLSSGPRALSPPELPSSRSLPFLSRTDLPPSRSLPLLSAPEVLPLSRSLQALPAGPSSSSLLLSGPEVLPSTRLPPSQSRSLQQLPTRPSPDLPRGSRGLTPKGPTQPQVLRLYPCQSMTLPSGPGILPPTRPPPQSLPQSPTLPSPSRSLQPPLASSPPSQSLLPAQGPAVLQAPESQPPAPLPVFRSIRCQLALSEVQGTPPSLHDDCGRQPRSVLSKSSPRNAASRGPLVPLGQREHAWLVAMSAGCWAQVRGLFLEEPELALQRDFISGFTVLHWLAKHGDGPGLQELAAAAQQVGLALDVDARSGCGYTPLHLAAIHGHQLVIKVLVLQLGCQVQVRDGSGRRPWEYLGSSTSGEIWQLLEAPRGTIMFPTQPLARSVSSVSKVSPSTGRAALPACLRVQLGRGAASHQSGSDSD comes from the exons ATGGCGCGGGAGCTGAGCcaggaggctgtgctggacTTCCTCTGGGCGGCCGGGGGGCGAGCCCCCAACACGGCGCTGCTCCGCCACTTCCAGCGGTTCCTCCGCGACCCGGCACTGACGGAGCAGCAGCGGCGGGAGCGCCGCGAGTACTTCAAGAGCCTCGTCAACTCTCTGGCCACCGTCCACCCCGCCGCCGCCCCTGGCGCCTCCAAGGACATCGTCCTCCGCCGCAGGTACCGCGACCTCCTCGATGAGGAGCTGCCGGAGGAACAgcgggagcaggaggaggaaaagaaggagccggagccgccgccgccgccccgacGCGACCCCGACGGGCGGCGCGGTCCCCGCGGGGAGGCGGCGAAGCAggggcggcccggcggggcggggggctgcgcggcccggggccggggcgggccgtGCTGCGAGTGCCGCCGGGCGcgccgcgctgccgccgccgcc CCGCCCCCGTACCGGACCCAGCCGCTGTCCTCGGGCCCCTGGGCGCTTCGCCCCGGCGGCACGGcgcgcccccggcccccggcgCTGCCGTCGGGTCCTGGGGCGCTGTCCCCTGCTGTGCCGCCCCGGTCCCTGTCACCGCCGCTGCCTGCCGCCGGGCTGCCGTCTGCCACACCGTCCCGGCCTCGGACACCACCACTGCCATTGGGCCCGGAGATGCCGCCTCCCTACAGGTTGCCTCAGCACCGATCTCCGCCGCAGCCCGCGACTGGGATGCCCTCACTGAAGGCCCCACTGCCCTCAGCAAGCCCGGGGAGACGACCCCCCGCCGGACCCATCCAGTCCCCGCTGCTGTCATCGGGCCCTAGGGCGCTGTCGCCCCCCGAGTTGCCGTCATCCCGGTCCCTGCCGTTTTTATCCCGCACCGACCTGCCCCCGTCCCGATCCTTGCCGTTGCTGTCCGCCCCGGAGGTGCTGCCCCTGTCCCGGTCCCTGCAGGCACTCCCTGCCggcccctcctcatcctcactgcTTTTATCAGGCCCCGAAGTGCTCCCCTCCACCAGGCTGCCCCCATCGCAGTCCaggtccctgcagcagctccccaccAGGCCATCCCCAGACTTGCCGAGGGGATCCAGGGGGCTGACCCCCAAGGGACCAACCCAACCTCAAGTCCTGCGGCTGTACCCATGCCAAAGCATGACACTGCCGTCAGGTCCTGGGATCCTGCCCCCCACCAGGCCCCCCCCCCAATCTCTGCCACAGTCCCCCACTCTACCATCCCCATCCcgctccctgcagccacccctTGCCAGCTCACCCCCATCCCAGTCcttgctgccagcacagggcccCGCAGTACTCCAAGCCCCAGAGAGCCAGCCCCCAGCACCGCTGCCTGTTTTCCGGAGCATCAGGTGCCAGCTCGCTTTGTCGGAGGTGCAGGGCACCCCCCCATCACTGCACGATGACTGTGGGCGGCAGCCCCGCTCCGTGCTCTCCAAGAGCTCCCCCAGGAATGCCGCAAGCCGGGGGCCGTTGGTGCCGCTGGGACAGCGGGAGCACGCCTGGCTGGTGGCAATGTCAGCGGGCTGCTGGGCTCAGGTGCGGGGGCTCTTTCTGGAAGAGCCTGAGctggccctgcagagggacTTCATATCAGGCTTCACGGTCCTTCACTGGCTGGCCAAGCACGGCGACGGGCCGggcctgcaggagctggcagcgGCGGCGCAGCAGGTTGGGCTGGCCCTGGACGTGGACGCCCGCTCGGGCTGCGGGTACACGCCGCTGCACCTGGCTGCCATACACGGCCACCAGCTTGTCATCaaggtgctggtgctgcagctggggtgCCAGGTGCAGGTGCGGGACGGCAGCGGGCGCCGGCCGTGGGAATACCTGGGCAGCTCCACCTCGGGGGAGAtctggcagctcctggaggcaCCCCGTGGCACAATCATGTTCCCCACGCAGCCCCTGGCCCGCAGCGTGTCCTCTGTCAGCAAGGTCTCGCCGTCCACTGGTagggcagcactgcctgcctgccttaGGGTGCAGCTCGGCCGTGGGGCAGCGTCCCACCAATCCGGCAGCGACAGTGACTGA
- the LOC116444689 gene encoding 16 kDa beta-galactoside-binding lectin, with translation MVLPERVRLVELSAASRRAVQKGLGGVLPAGAGVCSMEKGVVVTQLDVEPGECIKVKGKIQSDAKGFAVNVGKNSNTLMLHFNPRFDCHGDVNTLVCNSKEDGMWGEEDRKADFPFQHGDKIEMCISFDETEATVKLPEAEFKFPNRLGMDKIEYLAVEGDFKVKAIKFS, from the exons ATGGTCCTGCCCGAGCGAGTTCGGCTGGTGGAGCTCAGCGCTGCGTCACGCCGTGCTGTGCAGAAGGGGCTCGGGGGTGTCCTGCCTGCTGGGGCCGGTGTCTGCAGCATGGAGAAA GGAGTGGTTGTTACTCAGCTGGACGTTGAGCCTGGTGAGTGCATCAAGGTCAAAGGGAAGATCCAGTCTGATGCCAAAGG GTTTGCTGTGAATGTCGGGAAGAACAGCAACACCCTCATGCTGCATTTCAACCCTCGCTTTGACTGTCACGGGGATGTCAACACCCTTGTGTGTAATTCCAAGGAGGATGGCATGTGGGGGGAGGAGGACAGGAAGGCTGACTTTCCCTTCCAGCATGGTGACAAGATTGAG ATGTGCATCTCCTTCGATGAAACCGAGGCAACAGTGAAGCTGCCCGAGGCAGAATTCAAGTTCCCGAATCGGCTGGGCATGGACAAAATTGAATACCTGGCTGTGGAGGGTGACTTCAAAGTCAAAGCCATTAAGTTCAGCTAA